The genomic stretch TACCTCTATATTGACGTAGGCGGTGGCAGCACCGAACTCACTTTCTTTGCCGACGGCAAACTGGTCTTCAAACGCTCCTTCAATATCGGCACTATCCGCCTCATCAAAAAACAGGTCACCGAATACCATTGGGACGAGATGAAGGATTTTATCCGCCGTGAAACAAAGATCCATGTCAACAATATGGTGGCCATTGGGTCAGGCGGCAACATCAACAAGATCTTCTCCATCTCCAAACGCAAGGAAGGCAAACCCCTGCAGGCAGAGTTGCTTAAGGACTACCTCAAGGAGTTCGGCAGCTTTACCGTAGACCAGCGGGTCCGCCTCTATAAGCTGCGGGAAGACCGGGCAGATGTCATAGTGCCCGCCCTCCAGATCTATGTCAATGTGATGCGCTGGGCCAATATCGGGGAGATATTTGTGCCCAAGATCGGCCTGGCCGACGGGCTGATCCAGCACCTGTACGAGGAATTGAAAGGGAAACAGGACAAATAAGTTCGCTTTGTCATATTCTACAGTTTCTTACCTTTAGCCCCTCTTCAAGCCCGCGTGGAGCATTATGAATGTGTTTTATTCTAATGCAGAGCCATATTCCCTCCCGCCATCCACCATCTAAAATTGCTAAACATGTCAGTGAACAAAGAGGTAAAAAAGATCACTACCAATACCATCCAGAAGATGAAAACCAATGGCGAAAAGATCTCTATGATCACCGCCTATGATTTTTCCTTCGCCCGCCTTTTCGATGCGGCCGGTGTTGATGTGATCCTGGTAGGCGACTCCGCCTCCAATGTTATGGCCGGCCACGAGACCACCCTGCCCATCACCCTGGACCAGATGATCTACCACGCATCTTCCGTGATCCGCGGCGTCAATCGCTCCCTGGTAGTGGTAGACCTGCCCTTTGGTTCGTACCAGGGCAATTCAAAAGAAGCCCTGGCCTCCGCCATCCGCATTATGAAAGAGACCGGCGCCCATGGTATCAAGCTGGAAGGCGGCGAAGAGATCCTGGAATCCATTAAAAGGATCCTGGCCGCCGGCATCCCTGTCATGGGACACCTGGGCCTTACCCCCCAATCCATTTATAAGTTCGGGACCTATACCGTACGCGCCCGGGAAGAGGCCGAAGCCAATAAGCTCCGCCATGACGCCCGGCTCCTCCAGGATATCGGCTGCTTCAGCATGGTGCTGGAAAAGATCCCTGCCCAGCTGGCCAAAGAGGTGTCCGAAAGCCTGCTGGTACCCACCATCGGCATCGGGGCAGGTAAACATTGCGATGGCCAGGTCCTGGTGATGCACGATATGCTGGGCATCAACAACGAATTCAAACCCCGCTTCCTTCGACAGTACCTCAATATGGCCGAACAGATCAATGGCGCCATTACCCAATATGTAAAGGATGTGAAAGCGAATGATTTCCCGAACGACCAGGAGCAATATTAAAACCAGGTTAAATATGGCTTTTTGAAGGCGCCGCAGGCACTTTCTACCCTTCTATAGTGCGGGAATTGACGTAAGCATAATGACAACGTAACAAAGACGTAAAAAGCACCTCCTAATTTCAATCATTAGGATAAAGTGAAAGATTATGCCGCTACTTCAATGGATCGAGAACCTGGACAGGGCGCTGGTAGTGCTCATCAACAATGATACTGACCGCGCCTGGCTGGACCCCGTAATGACCCTCCTGCGTCATCCGTACACCTGGATCCCGCTCTATGTTTACATGCTGTACCTGGCCATCCGTAAACTGGAATGGCGGGCCTGGCTTTTTACAGGCTGCACCCTGCTGACCTTTGCCATCACCGACAGCCTCAGCGCTGCAGTCATGAAGCCTTTTTTCGGCCGGCTCCGCCCCTGCCAGGACCCCGACCTGGGCCCCTTGCTCCGGGACCTGATTGACTGCGGCGGGATGTATGGCCTGCCCTCCTCCCATGCCGCCAACCATTTTGGACTGGCCGCTTTCTGGTTCATTGCCATCCTGGCCATCACCGGTAAAAAATGGCACTGGCTATGGATCTGGGCCGCTATCATCGGGTATGCCCAGATCTATGTGGGCAAACACTACCCATCCGATATTGTAGTGGGTGGCGTAGTAGGCCTGATCACCGGCACAGGGGCAGGTTGGCTGTTCCGGAGACTATGGCCCGTAACACAACGTTATACACTGGTATACAATCCACCAGCATCCTTACGTTAATATTTTTGTTTAATCACTGACACACTATTGGCCCCACCTATCGTTATGTATCCTTCCGATGCCCAGTCGCACTGGGAAACCTGGCTTAACCGCTGGTTCCGCCCCCTGCTGATCACCAGTATCCTTGTCAATGCCGGCGCCCTTTTCATCACCATCCTGGAACCCGACGGCGCACTCTATGCGTCCATTTCCCGGACCATGGCTGATTCCGGTGATTTTATCAACCTGAAAGTGGAGGGGCGCGACTGGCTGGACAAGCCTCATTTCCCTTTCTGGATGGCCGCCTTCAGCATCAAATTATTTGGCGCCAACTCCTTTGCCTATAAGTTCCCGGCGCTCCTGTTCTGGCTGCTTGGCGCTTTTTATACCTACCGGCTTGCCCTCGAATTTTATAGTAAACAAGTAGCACAAATAGCTACACTTGTGTATGTTACAGCTGCTCATCTCGTTATTTCCAATAATGATGTCCGGGCCGAGCCCTACCTGACCGGCCTGGTGGCAGGCAGCGTATACCACTATTATAAGGCCTCCCAACAAAAGATCGGCTGGCAGCTCGTGGCCGGCTCCCTGCTGGCCGGCATGGCCCTGATGACCAAGGGACCTTTTATCCTGATCACTATCGGAGCAGGCTTTATTTTGCACTGGTGCCTCCGCAAGGAATGGCGGCAATTCCTCCATCCCCGCTGGTGGCTGGCCCTCCTGCTGGTGGGCCTTTTCACCCTCCCGGAATTACTCTGCCTGTACTGGCAGTTTGATAGTCACCCGGAAAAAACGGTTTTTGGACGAACCAATGTCTCTGGCATCCGGTTTTTCTTCTGGGATAGCCAGTTTGGTCGCTTTTTCAATACCGGCCCGATCCGGGGTAAAGGCGATCCGACATTTTACCTGCATACCCTGCTCTGGGCTTTCCTGCCCTGGTCCCTGCTCCTGTATGCAGCGCTGTACGGCCGGCTGAAATCCCTGCTGACCAGCAGGCTGTACCAGAGCCGCGAGTTCATCACCCTGGGCTGCGCTGGCTTCACCCTGCTGCTGTTCTCCCTCTCCCGGTTCCAGCTGCCCCACTACAGCAATATCATTTTCCCCTTCCTGGCCATCATGACCGCCGACTTCATTGTCCATGTATATAAAAAAGGAGCCCTGAAAGCCGCCTGGTGGTGCCAGCAGGTGCTGGCCATCCTCCTGCCGCTACTGCTCCTGGCGCTGGCCTTTTTCTACGGGTTTCCCCATCCTGTGCTGGTGATGGGCGGGCTGCTGCTGCTGGCCGCTCTCCTGTTCTGGCTGTTCCGGCAACCAGGATTACCCGGGGCCCTGGGTCGCAGCACGGGCATGGCCCTGCTGGTGTACGCCTTTATCAATTTCCTCTTTTATCCGGCCATCCTGCGTTACCAGTCGGGCAGCCAGGCCGCTTTTACCCTGGCCAGCCGGCAATGGACCGGACCTGTATTTATGGTGCGGGAAGCGCCCGCCAGTTATTCGCTGGCCTACTACCTGCCGCAGCCTTTACAGTTCTGCCGGCTGGAGGACCTGTCTGCTAAAAAACAGGTGGCCTTATTTGTTCCGGAGCAGCTGGCCGATTCCCTGCTGAACGCCGATCCTGCCTACCGGGTCTTTGCCCGGCTCCCGCATTTTCATATCAGCCAGCTCACGGGTAAATTCATCAACCAGCAAACGCGCGATTCCGCATTGCAGCAGCAGCTGATCCTGGTGAAAGACTGATGGTCAATTATTGTACATTTGTCCCGGTTCTCACCAAAACCTATCAACCACTAACGATCATAACCATGATGGATTTTCTGGCCGCACTGCAGCTCAAGGCAACCAATGCCGGTGTCAGCACCGGGTCTCAATGGATAGAAACTGCCACCCCTTTATTGGAATCCCACTCGCCGGTGGATGGCCGGCTGATCGGCGCTGTTCATATGGCTGATACCGCCAGCTATGAGGCCGTAGTGGCTAAAGCCCAGCAGGCATTCCAGGCCTGGCGGGTATGGCCTGCGCCCAAACGCGGTGAAGTGGTCCGCCAGATCGGGGAAGCGCTCCGCCAGTACAAGGAGCCCCTGGGCAAGCTGGTATCCTATGAGATGGGCAAGAGCCTGCAGGAAGGTTATGGCGAGGTGCAGGAAATGATCGATATCTGTGATTTTGCCGTGGGGCTGTCGCGCCAGCTCTATGGACTTACCATCCATAGCGAAAGGCCGGCCCACCGGATGTATGAGCAATGGCATCCCCTGGGACTGGTGGGAATTGTCACCGCCTTCAATTTCCCCGTAGCTGTCTGGAGCTGGAATACCATGCTGGCATGGGTTTGCGGGGATGTCTGTATCTGGAAGCCTTCAGAAAAAACACCGCTCTGCGCGGTGGCCTGTCAGCATATAGTCTCCACGGTATTTGCCCGCAACGGCGTACCGGAAGGCGTCAGCAACCTGCTGGTGGGCGGCCGGGAAGCCGGCGAATGGCTGTCGGACGATCACCGGATCCCCCTGGTTTCCGCTACCGGTTCAACCAGGATGGGCAAGGCGGTTGGCGCTGCTGTGGGAGCAAGACTGGGCCGCGTACTGCTGGAACTGGGTGGCAACAACGCCATCATCATCAGCAAAGAGGCCGACCTGGACATTGCCGTTCGCGGCGCAATCTTTGGCGCAGTGGGCACTGCCGGTCAACGCTGCACCACTACCCGCCGGCTCATTATTCACGAATCCGTGTATGAGACCATTAAGGACAAACTGGTGGCAGCCTACCGCCAGCTGTATATCGGCAACCCGCTGGAAGAACAGAACCATGTAGGACCACTGATCGATAAAGAAGCCGTGAAAAATTACCTGGCCGCCATTGAGGACTGCAAAGTAGAAGGCGGTCATTTTGTAGTGGAAGGCGGCGTGCTGGAAGGTCCCGGTTATGAAAGCGGCTGTTATGTAAATCCCTGCATTGCCGAAGCCCGGCCCGATTTTGCCATTGTACAGCAGGAAACCTTTGCACCCATATTGTATTTATTGAAATATTCAGACCTTGATGAGGCCATCGCCATCCAGAACGGCGTACCGCAGGGTCTATCCTCTTCCATCATGACCCTGAACCTGCGCGAGGCAGAACAGTTCCTGTCGGCCGCGGGAAGCGACTGTGGCATCGCCAATGTCAACATCGGCACTTCAGGCGCTGAGATCGGAGGGGCGTTTGGCGGGGAGAAAGAAACAGGCGGCGGCCGGGAAAGCGGCAGTGATGCCTGGAGGGCCTACATGCGCCGGCAAACCAATACCATCAACTATTCCACCCAGCTGCCCCTGGCGCAGGGTATCAAATTCGACGTCTGAGAGAATAACTACCACGTACAATTCCGCGTAAATAGCCGCACAATACCGGTCATGTGATTGGTTGATCCACGTAAAGGATTGATCTATCTCAAGTTCCGGCAAGTTTTTGTTATGGTAATATACTATAGTAAGGTAACCGGACGTTTAAAGCCGTAAGAAATCTTAATATCGGTATGAACTAACCATACTATCCGGTTATCCTATGCGTGTACCTGAACGCATATGCAAAGGGATCATGTAGTTTGGCTATTTATACTGAGCCTTCAAACCCAAACCCTTCGCAGATGAAAAAATTTTTTACACTGCTGATTTGCTGCTCTGTGGCTTCAGTGTCCTTCAGCCAAATGCGGCTGGCCTTAACAGGGGGGCCACATTACTCTTCCGTTCTTGAAAAAAACAGTCTGCCCAACTGGGAGGCTACCACCAAACCTGGTTACGAAACGCGTGGTGGATTCAATGCAGGTGTGCTGGCGGAGATCCCGCTCGGCAACAAGAAACACTGGTTCCTGCAGCCCGGCCTTTATTACATGACCAAAGGGAGGAAGTACACGCACATGGCTGATACGGCCCTGGCGCAGACCGATACCCTCTACCAGAAAAACACTTTTTACCCTAATTACATTGATATCCCGCTTAACCTCACTTACAAGATCCCGCTTGGCAAAAGAGCCAATTTCTTTGTGAGTGCAGGTCCGTATGTCAGTTTCTTCTATACGGGCAAGCAATCTACCGAAACCAAACTGCTGGAACCGGACAACAGCACCAGGCTGAAAAAATCAGATGGCGCTATTGAGGCAGGCAGCGAAACCTGGAAAGTGAAAACTTTCGATTACGGCGTTAATGCCCGCGTTGGTTTTGAATTCGGCAGCTTCATTGTTTCCGGATATGCCAGCCAGGGCCTCAACAATTTCTACCATGCCCCGTATGACGGCGACCTCAAGCACCGCGTAACAGGGGTCACCGTAGGTTTCTGGCTCAACAAGCACGCCAAACCTGAAAGCAAACCAAGGGATAGCGATGGCGACGGTATCCCGGATGAAAGGGACCACTGCCCCAACTCTTCCGGCCCGCTGACCACCAATGGTTGTCCCGACCGTGACGGAGATGGCATTGCCGACCATACGGATAAATGTCCGGATCTGCCGGGGCTGGCCAGGTACCATGGCTGTCCTGTACCGGATACAGATAAGGACGGCATCAACGATGAAGAAGATAAATGTCCGCTGGTGCCGGGTCTTGAAAAATACCAGGGCTGTCCTGTACCGGACACCGATGGTGATGGGGTGAATGATGAGCTGGATAAATGCCCAACCGTTCCGGGCCCCGTGTCCAACCAGGGTTGTCCCATTCCCGATACGGACGGTGATGGCGTCAACGACCGGGACGACAAATGCCCGCGCACCCCTGGCTCCAAAGCCAATGATGGTTGCCCGCTGGTCAAGAAAGAAATTGTGGAGAAAGTGAACTTTGTGGCACAACGCATCTTCTTCGCCAGGAACAGTTACCAGCTGACAGAAGCTTCCCGCAAGCAGCTGAACAAGATTGTGGGTATCCTGAAAGACAACCCTGACTTCATCATGAATATTGAAGGTCACTCCGATAATACCGGCTGGGCCTCACTGAACCTGAACCTGTCACAGAAACGGTCGGATGCAGTGAAAGCCTACCTCGTGAAACTGGGTATTGACGCTTCCAGGGTGAGCGCTGTCGGATACGGACAGGAACGCCCGGTAGCAGATAACGGTACGCCGGAAGGAAGGTCCAGGAACAGGCGCGTGGAAATGAACGTTACAGGAAAGTAAATAAAAGCCTGACAGATAACCCTCATGAGTGGCAGTACCGACCCCGGGCTGCCACTCATGTATTTTCAGGGTATACGGTCTCTCTTTTAATTACTTTTATTGTTAATGGCTTTTTAATGCTTGAAAATAATCGTTAATAAAGCGCAAAAATGGGGATATTTGCCCCTTTGGTCAACAACTAAAAAACGCATAAACACATCTGTTAAGACAGAAAAAAATTAATCACTAATGAGTACATTGGGTAAAGTAATGGGTCTTTCTTCGGCCCTGGTGTTCACTGGAATGCTTGCCTTTGGACAAACAAGTAAAACCGAGGTGCCGAAAGGATGGCACCTGCTGGACAAGACCAAAGATGGCTTTTCCGGCATCAGTCTTCAACAGGCTTATGATTTTGTAAAGGAAAAGAAACTGAAAAGCAATACTGTGCTGGTAGCTGTGATTGACTCCGGTGTGGATACCCTGCATGAAGACCTGAAAGATATTCTTTGGAGAAACCCCAAAGAGATCCCCGGTAACGGCATCGATGATGACGGTAACGGGTATATTGATGATGTATATGGCTGGAACTTCCTCGGAGGCAAAGACGGTCGCAACGTAAAACAGGATTCTTATGAAGGCGCCCGCGTTTACCACACGCTGAAGACCAAATATGCCGGACAGACCATTGATACCGCTTCCCTCACCGGTGAAGCCAAAGCAGAATACCTGACCTGGCTGCGGGCTAAAAAAAGCGTGGAAGGTGATGGCGGAGAGCCCTCCGTTGACCTGTTCATGCTGAAGAACGCCCTGAAAAGCGCCAAGAACAGCGATAGCGTACTGCGCATCTCCCTGAAAAAAGATGTATATACCGGGAACGACCTGGACAGTTTCTCTGCTGTAAGCCCTGCTGAGAAAAGCGCCAAAGGCGGTTTCCTCTACCTGTTCCGCGCCAACCAGATGATGG from Candidatus Pseudobacter hemicellulosilyticus encodes the following:
- a CDS encoding aldehyde dehydrogenase family protein, with product MMDFLAALQLKATNAGVSTGSQWIETATPLLESHSPVDGRLIGAVHMADTASYEAVVAKAQQAFQAWRVWPAPKRGEVVRQIGEALRQYKEPLGKLVSYEMGKSLQEGYGEVQEMIDICDFAVGLSRQLYGLTIHSERPAHRMYEQWHPLGLVGIVTAFNFPVAVWSWNTMLAWVCGDVCIWKPSEKTPLCAVACQHIVSTVFARNGVPEGVSNLLVGGREAGEWLSDDHRIPLVSATGSTRMGKAVGAAVGARLGRVLLELGGNNAIIISKEADLDIAVRGAIFGAVGTAGQRCTTTRRLIIHESVYETIKDKLVAAYRQLYIGNPLEEQNHVGPLIDKEAVKNYLAAIEDCKVEGGHFVVEGGVLEGPGYESGCYVNPCIAEARPDFAIVQQETFAPILYLLKYSDLDEAIAIQNGVPQGLSSSIMTLNLREAEQFLSAAGSDCGIANVNIGTSGAEIGGAFGGEKETGGGRESGSDAWRAYMRRQTNTINYSTQLPLAQGIKFDV
- a CDS encoding OmpA family protein; this translates as MKKFFTLLICCSVASVSFSQMRLALTGGPHYSSVLEKNSLPNWEATTKPGYETRGGFNAGVLAEIPLGNKKHWFLQPGLYYMTKGRKYTHMADTALAQTDTLYQKNTFYPNYIDIPLNLTYKIPLGKRANFFVSAGPYVSFFYTGKQSTETKLLEPDNSTRLKKSDGAIEAGSETWKVKTFDYGVNARVGFEFGSFIVSGYASQGLNNFYHAPYDGDLKHRVTGVTVGFWLNKHAKPESKPRDSDGDGIPDERDHCPNSSGPLTTNGCPDRDGDGIADHTDKCPDLPGLARYHGCPVPDTDKDGINDEEDKCPLVPGLEKYQGCPVPDTDGDGVNDELDKCPTVPGPVSNQGCPIPDTDGDGVNDRDDKCPRTPGSKANDGCPLVKKEIVEKVNFVAQRIFFARNSYQLTEASRKQLNKIVGILKDNPDFIMNIEGHSDNTGWASLNLNLSQKRSDAVKAYLVKLGIDASRVSAVGYGQERPVADNGTPEGRSRNRRVEMNVTGK
- a CDS encoding phosphatase PAP2 family protein, which produces MPLLQWIENLDRALVVLINNDTDRAWLDPVMTLLRHPYTWIPLYVYMLYLAIRKLEWRAWLFTGCTLLTFAITDSLSAAVMKPFFGRLRPCQDPDLGPLLRDLIDCGGMYGLPSSHAANHFGLAAFWFIAILAITGKKWHWLWIWAAIIGYAQIYVGKHYPSDIVVGGVVGLITGTGAGWLFRRLWPVTQRYTLVYNPPASLR
- a CDS encoding glycosyltransferase family 39 protein, with the translated sequence MYPSDAQSHWETWLNRWFRPLLITSILVNAGALFITILEPDGALYASISRTMADSGDFINLKVEGRDWLDKPHFPFWMAAFSIKLFGANSFAYKFPALLFWLLGAFYTYRLALEFYSKQVAQIATLVYVTAAHLVISNNDVRAEPYLTGLVAGSVYHYYKASQQKIGWQLVAGSLLAGMALMTKGPFILITIGAGFILHWCLRKEWRQFLHPRWWLALLLVGLFTLPELLCLYWQFDSHPEKTVFGRTNVSGIRFFFWDSQFGRFFNTGPIRGKGDPTFYLHTLLWAFLPWSLLLYAALYGRLKSLLTSRLYQSREFITLGCAGFTLLLFSLSRFQLPHYSNIIFPFLAIMTADFIVHVYKKGALKAAWWCQQVLAILLPLLLLALAFFYGFPHPVLVMGGLLLLAALLFWLFRQPGLPGALGRSTGMALLVYAFINFLFYPAILRYQSGSQAAFTLASRQWTGPVFMVREAPASYSLAYYLPQPLQFCRLEDLSAKKQVALFVPEQLADSLLNADPAYRVFARLPHFHISQLTGKFINQQTRDSALQQQLILVKD
- a CDS encoding exopolyphosphatase; this translates as MRLAAIDIGSNAARLLISDVILNDYGKPEFQKINLVRVPLRLGFDVFEKNEISAEKEAMILNTAKAYKYLLDAYGVPLPHLKAAATSAMRDAVNAPSILKNVKDQTGIEIEIISGDVEATLIYENHIAENMDKTHAYLYIDVGGGSTELTFFADGKLVFKRSFNIGTIRLIKKQVTEYHWDEMKDFIRRETKIHVNNMVAIGSGGNINKIFSISKRKEGKPLQAELLKDYLKEFGSFTVDQRVRLYKLREDRADVIVPALQIYVNVMRWANIGEIFVPKIGLADGLIQHLYEELKGKQDK
- the panB gene encoding 3-methyl-2-oxobutanoate hydroxymethyltransferase; protein product: MSVNKEVKKITTNTIQKMKTNGEKISMITAYDFSFARLFDAAGVDVILVGDSASNVMAGHETTLPITLDQMIYHASSVIRGVNRSLVVVDLPFGSYQGNSKEALASAIRIMKETGAHGIKLEGGEEILESIKRILAAGIPVMGHLGLTPQSIYKFGTYTVRAREEAEANKLRHDARLLQDIGCFSMVLEKIPAQLAKEVSESLLVPTIGIGAGKHCDGQVLVMHDMLGINNEFKPRFLRQYLNMAEQINGAITQYVKDVKANDFPNDQEQY